In one window of Microbacterium profundi DNA:
- the mmsB gene encoding multiple monosaccharide ABC transporter permease, producing MNNVFTEVKDLLTHNLRTSGIYIAFVAIILLFTILTAGTLLSPENVTNIVLQNAHILIMVLGMILVIVGGHIDLSVGSVLAFASAVSAVLVIRMGMPWWVGVIAAIVTGIVVGVWQGYWVAYVGIPAFIVTLAGMLLFRGLTWLVLNNVSLSPFPTDYREVASGFLDGPFGTITVGQGEGLMSVPQTVDIFTLVIGVLAVIGIVVSSLRSRRTRQGYNQTVESMPLFVLKLVVISAVLLAFAWALAYNRGFPIVLIIVAVLILIYQVIANRTVFGRHVYAVGGNLSAARLSGVNVRSVNFWIFVNMGFLTGVAAAVFSSRSNGAQPGMGNMFELDVIAACFIGGASTMGGVGRVGGALVGGLVMAVMTNGMQLMGVPQSSQQIVKGLVLLLAVAFDIYNKRRAGTVR from the coding sequence ATGAACAACGTGTTCACCGAGGTCAAAGACCTGCTGACCCACAACCTGCGCACTTCAGGCATCTACATCGCATTCGTCGCGATCATCCTGCTGTTCACGATCCTCACCGCGGGGACGCTGCTCAGCCCGGAGAACGTCACGAACATCGTGCTGCAGAACGCGCACATCCTGATCATGGTGCTGGGCATGATCCTGGTGATCGTCGGCGGCCACATCGACCTCTCGGTCGGTTCCGTCCTCGCATTCGCATCCGCAGTCTCCGCAGTGCTCGTCATCCGCATGGGCATGCCGTGGTGGGTCGGCGTGATCGCCGCCATCGTCACCGGGATCGTGGTCGGCGTGTGGCAGGGGTACTGGGTAGCGTACGTCGGGATCCCCGCGTTCATCGTCACTCTGGCCGGCATGCTGCTGTTCCGCGGCCTCACCTGGCTGGTGCTCAACAACGTGTCGCTGTCGCCGTTCCCGACCGACTACCGCGAGGTCGCCAGCGGCTTCCTGGACGGCCCGTTCGGAACGATCACTGTGGGTCAGGGCGAAGGCCTGATGTCCGTCCCGCAGACCGTCGACATCTTCACGCTCGTCATCGGCGTGCTCGCGGTGATCGGTATCGTCGTCTCCTCGCTGCGCAGCCGCCGCACGCGTCAGGGGTACAACCAGACCGTGGAGTCGATGCCGCTGTTCGTGCTGAAGCTCGTGGTCATCTCGGCCGTGCTCCTGGCCTTCGCCTGGGCCCTGGCGTACAACCGCGGCTTCCCGATCGTCCTGATCATCGTCGCGGTGCTCATCCTCATCTATCAGGTGATCGCGAACCGCACGGTCTTCGGTCGCCACGTCTACGCGGTCGGCGGCAATCTGTCGGCCGCCCGGCTCTCCGGTGTCAACGTGCGCAGCGTGAACTTCTGGATCTTCGTGAACATGGGCTTCCTGACCGGTGTCGCCGCAGCGGTGTTCTCCTCGCGCTCCAACGGCGCGCAGCCGGGCATGGGGAACATGTTCGAGCTCGACGTGATCGCGGCGTGCTTCATCGGCGGCGCCTCGACGATGGGTGGAGTCGGACGTGTCGGCGGGGCGCTGGTCGGTGGCCTCGTGATGGCCGTCATGACGAACGGCATGCAGCTGATGGGCGTGCCGCAGTCCAGTCAGCAGATCGTGAAGGGTCTCGTACTGCTGCTGGCAGTGGCGTTCGACATCTACAACAAGCGCCGCGCCGGCACCGTGCGCTGA
- the mmsA gene encoding multiple monosaccharide ABC transporter ATP-binding protein, which yields MPTVSGPILEMRNITKEFPGVKALSDVSIAVRAGEIHAICGENGAGKSTLMKVLSGVYPYGSYDGDILLYGEEQRFKDIVASEQAGIAIIHQELALIPELSITENIFLGNEIASGGVIDWSAAKMRATELLARVGLNEDPDISIKHLGVGKQQLIEIAKALNKDVRLLILDEPTAALNENDSQHLLDLILGLKAKGIASIMISHKLNEIEQIADEITIIRDGRTVETLDITKGEINEDRIIRGMVGRSLESRYPDRTPEIGEVFFEVKDWWVQHPTVSERMVVKGSGLTVRRGEVVGIAGLMGAGRTEFARSIFGRSYGNFLSGQMFKDGEEIELRDVSSAIRHGLAYVSEDRKTLGLNLLDTIKRAVVSAKLSKISTRGVVDDREEFSVAERYRKALRIKTPTVEEGVNKLSGGNQQKVVLAKWMFTDPDLLILDEPTRGIDVGAKYEIYSIINELAASGKGVIVISSELPELMGISDRIYTIFEGRVTDCIPADQATPEALMRSMTSTNQKATA from the coding sequence ATGCCAACAGTGTCGGGGCCGATCTTGGAGATGCGAAACATCACCAAGGAGTTCCCCGGTGTGAAAGCACTCTCCGACGTCTCGATCGCCGTGCGCGCGGGCGAGATCCACGCGATCTGCGGTGAGAACGGCGCAGGCAAGTCGACTCTGATGAAGGTGCTGTCCGGGGTCTACCCGTACGGCTCGTACGACGGCGACATCCTGCTGTACGGCGAGGAGCAGCGCTTCAAGGACATCGTGGCCAGCGAGCAGGCCGGCATCGCGATCATCCACCAGGAGCTCGCACTGATCCCCGAACTCTCGATCACCGAGAACATCTTCCTCGGCAACGAGATCGCCAGCGGCGGCGTCATCGACTGGAGCGCGGCCAAGATGCGCGCCACTGAACTGCTCGCCAGGGTCGGCCTCAACGAGGATCCCGATATCTCCATCAAGCACCTCGGCGTCGGCAAGCAGCAGCTCATCGAGATCGCGAAGGCCCTCAACAAGGACGTGCGACTGCTCATCCTCGATGAGCCGACAGCGGCCCTGAACGAGAACGACTCGCAGCACCTGCTCGACCTGATCCTCGGCCTCAAGGCCAAAGGCATCGCGTCGATCATGATCAGCCACAAGCTCAATGAGATCGAGCAGATCGCCGATGAGATCACGATCATCCGCGACGGTCGCACCGTCGAGACCCTCGACATCACCAAGGGCGAGATCAACGAGGACCGCATCATCCGCGGCATGGTCGGTCGCTCGCTGGAGAGCCGGTACCCCGACCGCACCCCCGAGATCGGCGAGGTCTTCTTCGAGGTCAAGGACTGGTGGGTTCAGCATCCGACCGTCTCGGAGCGCATGGTCGTCAAGGGCTCAGGGCTGACCGTCCGTCGTGGCGAAGTCGTCGGCATCGCCGGCCTCATGGGTGCAGGACGCACCGAGTTCGCCCGCAGCATCTTCGGCCGCTCGTACGGCAACTTCCTCAGCGGCCAGATGTTCAAGGACGGCGAGGAGATCGAACTGCGCGACGTCTCCAGTGCGATCCGTCACGGACTCGCCTACGTCAGTGAGGACCGCAAGACCCTCGGACTGAATCTGCTCGACACCATCAAGCGCGCGGTCGTCTCCGCCAAGCTGTCGAAGATCTCCACCAGGGGAGTGGTCGACGACCGCGAGGAGTTCTCCGTCGCCGAGCGGTACCGCAAGGCGCTGCGGATCAAGACCCCGACGGTCGAGGAGGGTGTCAACAAGCTCTCCGGCGGAAACCAGCAGAAGGTCGTGCTCGCCAAGTGGATGTTCACCGACCCCGATCTGCTGATCCTCGATGAGCCCACCCGCGGTATCGACGTCGGCGCGAAGTACGAGATCTATTCGATCATCAACGAGCTCGCGGCTTCCGGCAAGGGCGTCATCGTCATCTCCAGCGAGCTGCCGGAGCTGATGGGCATCTCCGACCGCATCTACACGATCTTCGAGGGACGCGTCACCGACTGCATCCCCGCCGATCAGGCAACTCCGGAGGCGCTCATGCGCAGCATGACCTCCACGAACCAGAAAGCGACCGCATGA
- the chvE gene encoding multiple monosaccharide ABC transporter substrate-binding protein, which yields MSRTLLRAVATTGAFALAFGLAACASSPAPESEGNAEATDITVGVAMPTETSERWIADGDAVKSQLEEAGYDVDLQFANDDIPRQQQQLDQMITNGADILIVASIDGTALATQLENAASKGIPVIAYDRLINGTEDVDFYVTFDNYTVGVQQAQSLLRGLGFLDENNEDTGQADPKAIEVFAGSPDDNNTKFFYDGAIATLQPYFDDGRITVPSGQIDMDTVSTLRWDQATAQKRMEDLLTSTYAGGSKPLDGVLAPYDGISRGIITALENAGYGSTIEGGLPILSGQDAEIASVKMIADGVQYATIFKDTRKLATQAVAAADSFAKGEEPEANDTETYDNGVKVVPSYLLESDIVVADNIASLLVDSGYWTEEEVAAGVAG from the coding sequence ATGAGTAGAACCCTCCTGCGTGCCGTAGCCACCACCGGTGCATTCGCCCTCGCCTTCGGACTCGCAGCCTGCGCGAGCAGCCCTGCGCCCGAATCAGAAGGGAACGCCGAGGCGACGGACATCACCGTCGGCGTCGCGATGCCCACCGAGACCAGCGAACGCTGGATCGCCGACGGCGACGCCGTCAAGTCGCAGCTCGAAGAGGCCGGCTACGACGTCGATCTGCAGTTCGCGAACGACGACATCCCCCGCCAGCAGCAGCAGCTCGACCAGATGATCACGAACGGCGCCGACATCCTCATCGTCGCGTCGATCGACGGCACCGCCCTGGCGACCCAGCTCGAGAACGCCGCGAGCAAGGGCATCCCGGTCATCGCCTACGACCGTCTCATCAACGGCACCGAGGACGTCGACTTCTACGTCACGTTCGACAACTACACCGTCGGGGTGCAGCAGGCGCAGTCGCTGCTGCGCGGGCTGGGGTTCCTCGACGAGAACAACGAGGACACCGGTCAGGCAGATCCCAAGGCGATCGAGGTGTTCGCCGGCTCACCGGACGACAACAACACGAAGTTCTTCTACGACGGTGCGATCGCCACCCTGCAGCCGTATTTCGACGACGGCCGCATCACCGTCCCGTCAGGGCAGATCGACATGGACACCGTCTCGACGCTGCGCTGGGATCAGGCCACTGCGCAGAAGCGCATGGAAGACCTTCTCACCAGCACGTACGCCGGCGGCTCCAAGCCGCTGGACGGGGTGCTGGCTCCGTATGACGGCATCTCACGCGGCATCATCACCGCTCTCGAGAACGCGGGTTACGGCTCGACGATCGAAGGCGGGCTTCCGATCCTCTCGGGTCAGGATGCCGAGATCGCATCGGTGAAGATGATCGCCGACGGAGTGCAGTACGCGACCATCTTCAAGGACACCCGCAAGCTCGCCACACAGGCAGTCGCCGCTGCCGACTCGTTCGCGAAGGGCGAAGAGCCGGAGGCGAACGACACCGAGACGTACGACAACGGCGTGAAGGTCGTCCCGTCCTACCTGCTCGAGTCCGACATCGTGGTGGCCGACAACATCGCCTCGCTGCTGGTCGACTCCGGCTACTGGACCGAGGAAGAGGTCGCCGCAGGCGTCGCCGGCTGA
- the mmsA gene encoding multiple monosaccharide ABC transporter ATP-binding protein yields MSDAILEMRNITKNFPGVKVLDDVTLTVARGEIHAICGENGAGKSTLMKVLSGVYPHGSFDGSIVFDGEPQRFNAIKDSEHAGIVIIHQELALVPHLSIAENIFLGHEVVHRGLIDWHEVNAQAATLMERVGLHENPTTPVGQIGVGKQQLVEIAKALNKDVRLLILDEPTAALNDTDSEHLLDLLRGLREQGITCIIISHKLGEIVDIADSTTIIRDGQTIETIDMHGADATQDRIIRGMVGRSLDRRFPERTPDIGEEIFRIENWSVLHPTQQGRVVVDDASLSVRAGEIIGIAGLMGAGRTEFMMSVFGRSYGRDASGKVFLRGEEISTRTVKDAIDNRIAYVSEDRKEYGLNLITDIKTNISAAALGNLTSAGPFIDGNREVEVAEKYRKDLNIKSRTVAQLVGNLSGGNQQKVVLAKWLYTDPEVLILDEPTRGIDVGAKYEIYEIIGALAAAGKAVILVSSELPELLGLSDRIYALAYGRITGQLPVAEATQEALMSLMTIENSSPKEAAA; encoded by the coding sequence ATGTCCGACGCTATCCTCGAGATGCGCAACATCACCAAGAACTTCCCCGGCGTCAAGGTGCTCGATGACGTCACCCTGACCGTCGCCCGCGGCGAGATCCACGCGATCTGCGGCGAGAACGGTGCAGGAAAATCCACCCTCATGAAGGTGCTGTCGGGCGTGTACCCGCACGGATCCTTCGACGGATCGATCGTCTTCGACGGCGAACCGCAGCGCTTCAACGCGATCAAGGACTCCGAGCACGCGGGCATCGTCATCATCCACCAGGAGCTGGCCCTGGTCCCCCACCTCTCGATCGCCGAGAACATCTTCCTCGGCCACGAGGTGGTCCATCGAGGACTGATCGACTGGCATGAGGTGAATGCGCAGGCGGCGACGCTCATGGAACGCGTCGGACTGCACGAGAACCCGACGACGCCGGTCGGCCAGATCGGCGTCGGCAAGCAGCAGCTCGTCGAGATCGCCAAAGCGCTGAACAAGGACGTGCGCCTGCTCATCCTCGACGAGCCGACCGCCGCGCTGAACGACACCGATTCCGAGCACCTGCTCGACCTGCTGCGCGGTCTTCGCGAGCAGGGCATCACGTGCATCATCATCAGTCACAAGCTCGGCGAGATCGTCGACATCGCCGACTCGACCACGATCATCCGCGACGGGCAGACGATCGAGACGATCGACATGCACGGCGCCGACGCCACACAGGATCGCATCATCCGCGGCATGGTCGGCAGGTCACTGGATCGCCGTTTCCCCGAACGCACGCCGGACATCGGCGAAGAGATCTTCCGCATCGAGAACTGGAGCGTGCTGCATCCCACGCAGCAGGGTCGCGTCGTCGTGGACGATGCCTCACTGTCTGTGCGCGCCGGGGAGATCATCGGCATCGCCGGACTCATGGGTGCCGGTCGCACCGAGTTCATGATGAGCGTGTTCGGGCGCAGCTACGGACGCGATGCGTCGGGCAAGGTCTTCCTGCGCGGTGAGGAAATCTCCACGCGCACCGTGAAGGACGCGATCGACAATCGGATCGCCTATGTCTCGGAGGACCGCAAGGAGTACGGCCTCAACCTGATCACCGACATCAAGACGAACATCTCCGCCGCAGCCCTGGGCAATCTGACATCCGCCGGGCCGTTCATCGACGGCAACCGGGAGGTCGAGGTGGCGGAGAAGTATCGCAAGGACCTCAACATCAAGTCGCGGACGGTCGCCCAGCTCGTCGGAAACCTCTCCGGCGGCAACCAGCAGAAGGTCGTTCTGGCGAAGTGGCTCTACACCGATCCGGAGGTCCTCATCCTCGATGAGCCGACCCGTGGCATCGACGTCGGCGCCAAGTACGAGATCTACGAGATCATCGGCGCGCTCGCGGCGGCGGGCAAGGCCGTCATCCTGGTCTCCAGCGAACTGCCGGAACTGCTCGGACTCTCGGACCGCATCTACGCCCTCGCCTACGGGCGGATCACCGGGCAGCTCCCCGTCGCGGAAGCGACACAGGAGGCGCTCATGTCCCTCATGACAATCGAAAACTCTTCTCCGAAGGAGGCCGCGGCATGA
- a CDS encoding LacI family DNA-binding transcriptional regulator has translation MSNASERARLPSIRDVARLAGVSHQTVSRVLNDHPSIRPETKKRVQDAIAVLDYKPNLAARALVTSRSHTIGILSATIGEFGPTSSIASIEDAARVEGYSVTTVNLPTTTPEAIGDAIRQLGREQVSGIVVLAPQVRVFNVLRGMAVGVPFVSLQTASGSDGFSHSADQVAGARAVTEHLISLGHSDILHLAGPQDWIEAESRMRGYLDALREADLPTFPPIRGDWTADFGYFAGTELVRRRDFTAVFAANDLMAIGLMHGFRDAGIEVPRQVSVVGFDDIPVAAHVWPPLTTVHQDFPSLGQRAVHILLAQIRGDDIPDFGPAVPQLRLRSSSASR, from the coding sequence ATGTCCAACGCCTCCGAGCGCGCACGGCTGCCCAGTATCCGTGACGTCGCGCGCCTCGCCGGGGTCTCGCACCAGACGGTCTCCCGTGTGCTGAACGACCATCCCAGCATCCGTCCGGAGACGAAGAAACGCGTGCAGGACGCGATCGCAGTTCTCGACTACAAGCCGAACCTCGCGGCTCGCGCCCTCGTCACCAGCCGTTCGCACACGATCGGAATACTGTCGGCCACCATCGGCGAGTTCGGTCCGACATCGTCGATCGCGAGCATCGAGGATGCCGCGCGCGTCGAAGGGTATTCGGTCACGACCGTCAACCTGCCGACCACCACTCCCGAGGCGATCGGGGATGCGATCCGGCAGCTGGGGCGGGAGCAGGTCAGCGGCATCGTCGTGCTCGCCCCGCAGGTGCGGGTGTTCAATGTGCTGCGAGGCATGGCCGTCGGCGTGCCGTTCGTGAGTCTTCAGACCGCCTCCGGCTCCGACGGCTTCTCGCACTCTGCGGATCAGGTGGCCGGAGCGCGTGCCGTCACGGAGCACCTGATCTCACTGGGGCACAGCGACATACTGCATCTGGCGGGCCCCCAGGACTGGATCGAGGCGGAGTCGCGCATGCGCGGTTATCTCGATGCCCTGCGCGAGGCCGACCTGCCGACGTTCCCGCCCATCCGCGGCGACTGGACGGCGGATTTCGGCTACTTCGCTGGCACCGAACTGGTGCGGCGCAGAGATTTCACCGCGGTGTTCGCCGCGAACGATCTGATGGCGATCGGCCTCATGCACGGGTTCAGGGATGCCGGCATCGAGGTGCCGCGCCAGGTGAGTGTCGTGGGATTCGATGACATTCCCGTCGCCGCTCACGTCTGGCCGCCGCTCACCACCGTGCACCAGGACTTTCCGTCGCTGGGGCAGCGCGCCGTGCACATCCTGCTCGCGCAGATCCGCGGGGACGACATCCCCGATTTCGGCCCGGCCGTGCCGCAGTTGCGCCTGCGTTCCTCCAGCGCGTCGCGCTGA
- a CDS encoding sugar ABC transporter ATP-binding protein yields the protein MPDTVLRMSGVTKRFRGVTALDDVSLEVRRGEVHAICGENGAGKSTLMEILSGVHPHGTFEGKIAFDGRDMQFRSLADSESEGIVIVHQELAVVPQLSIAENIFLGHEMTRFGLVDEERTHARAAELMARVGLRESPATRMSELGIGKQQLVEIAKALAKDVRLLILDEPTAALGRDDSDRLMALVDRFRSQGITCVLISHKLQEVLDIADRITVLRDGASIETMRRDDPETDESRIIRAMVGRPLDDLFPPREPDIGDELFRVEHWTVRHPSDPQRVVIDDVSFHVNSGEIVGIAGLMGAGRTELAMSIFGHSYGSTITGTAYKRGEQIELHTIRDAIGHGIAYAPEDRRQDGLNLLASVQTSISSVALGRLAHHGLVDGVRERKVAEAYRYKMNIKTHSVSAATATLSGGNQQKIVLSKWIFSNPEVLILDEPTRGIDVGAKYEIYGLINELAAQGKSIIVISSELPEVIGLSDRVYTLADGRITAEVTRADATQELLMRHMTAVR from the coding sequence ATGCCTGACACTGTGCTGCGCATGTCGGGCGTCACCAAGCGATTCCGCGGCGTGACGGCGCTGGATGACGTTTCTCTCGAGGTGCGGCGCGGCGAGGTCCATGCGATCTGCGGAGAGAACGGCGCGGGCAAATCGACGCTCATGGAGATCCTCAGCGGCGTGCATCCGCACGGCACGTTCGAGGGGAAGATCGCGTTCGACGGGCGGGACATGCAGTTCCGCTCGCTCGCGGACAGCGAGAGTGAGGGCATCGTCATCGTGCACCAGGAGCTCGCCGTCGTCCCGCAGCTCTCGATCGCCGAGAACATCTTCCTCGGGCACGAGATGACCCGATTCGGCCTCGTCGATGAAGAGCGCACCCATGCTCGAGCCGCCGAGCTCATGGCCAGAGTGGGCCTCCGGGAGAGCCCGGCGACGCGGATGTCCGAACTGGGGATCGGCAAACAGCAGCTGGTCGAGATCGCGAAGGCACTGGCCAAGGACGTCAGGCTGCTCATCCTCGACGAACCGACCGCTGCACTCGGGCGAGACGATTCCGATCGACTGATGGCACTGGTCGACCGGTTCCGGTCACAGGGGATCACGTGCGTTCTGATCTCGCACAAGCTGCAGGAGGTCCTGGACATCGCCGACCGGATCACCGTGCTGCGCGACGGCGCGTCGATCGAGACCATGCGTCGCGATGACCCCGAGACGGATGAGAGCCGGATCATCCGGGCGATGGTGGGCCGCCCGCTCGACGACCTCTTCCCGCCGCGCGAACCGGACATCGGTGATGAGCTGTTCCGCGTCGAGCACTGGACCGTCCGTCATCCGAGCGATCCTCAGCGAGTTGTGATCGATGATGTGAGCTTCCACGTGAACTCAGGGGAGATCGTGGGAATCGCTGGTCTGATGGGAGCAGGCAGGACCGAGCTCGCGATGAGCATATTCGGGCATTCCTACGGCTCGACGATCACCGGCACGGCATACAAACGCGGCGAGCAGATCGAGCTGCACACGATCAGAGACGCGATCGGCCACGGCATCGCGTACGCGCCCGAGGACCGCAGGCAGGACGGGCTCAACCTGCTCGCCTCCGTGCAGACGAGCATCTCCTCGGTGGCGTTGGGGCGGCTCGCCCACCACGGACTGGTCGACGGCGTCCGTGAACGCAAAGTCGCCGAGGCGTACCGCTACAAGATGAACATCAAGACGCACAGCGTGAGCGCGGCCACGGCGACGCTCTCGGGTGGGAACCAGCAGAAGATCGTCCTGTCGAAATGGATCTTCAGCAACCCCGAGGTGCTCATCCTCGACGAGCCCACCCGCGGGATAGACGTCGGTGCCAAGTACGAGATCTACGGTCTGATCAACGAGCTCGCGGCTCAGGGCAAGTCGATCATCGTCATCTCCTCGGAGCTGCCCGAGGTGATCGGGCTCTCCGACCGGGTCTACACGCTCGCCGACGGGCGCATCACGGCCGAAGTGACCAGGGCCGATGCGACCCAGGAGCTGCTCATGCGACACATGACGGCCGTGCGCTGA
- a CDS encoding 4-(cytidine 5'-diphospho)-2-C-methyl-D-erythritol kinase: protein MSLAAFPEAVHVRAPGKINVYLGVGGRHGDGYHALATVFQAVSLYEDVIARDADDFTLSVFGVADPSTVPVDDRNLAMRAAKILASATGYTGGVHLELHKNVPVAGGMGGGSADAAAALVACDALWGTGLSPQRLHELAARLGADVPFALHGGTAVGTGRGDQLNPALARGRFDWVLVPSDEGLSTPEIYARLDTHRAENGALADDPPLSLDVPVPVLQALRAGDPNSLAACMFNDLEVPALLERPALDDIISDGLHAGALSGIVSGSGPTVAFLCETPESAQYVQASLEATGRTALHVHGPVPGARIISA from the coding sequence ATGAGCCTCGCCGCATTCCCGGAAGCGGTGCACGTGCGCGCCCCGGGGAAGATCAACGTCTACCTGGGCGTTGGCGGGCGCCATGGTGACGGCTATCACGCACTCGCGACGGTGTTCCAGGCAGTATCGCTCTACGAGGATGTCATCGCCCGCGATGCCGATGACTTCACGCTGAGCGTGTTCGGCGTCGCGGACCCGAGCACTGTGCCGGTCGATGACCGCAATCTCGCGATGCGAGCGGCGAAGATACTCGCGTCGGCGACCGGATACACCGGCGGCGTGCACCTCGAACTGCACAAGAACGTGCCGGTCGCGGGCGGGATGGGCGGGGGATCAGCGGATGCCGCCGCCGCCCTCGTCGCGTGCGATGCGCTCTGGGGCACCGGGCTCTCGCCGCAGCGCCTGCATGAACTCGCCGCCCGCCTCGGTGCCGATGTGCCGTTCGCGCTGCATGGCGGGACTGCGGTCGGCACGGGGCGCGGGGATCAGCTGAACCCCGCGCTCGCGAGGGGACGCTTCGATTGGGTGCTCGTGCCCAGCGATGAGGGGCTGTCGACACCGGAGATCTACGCGCGCCTCGACACTCATCGAGCGGAGAACGGCGCCCTGGCAGATGACCCGCCGCTGTCGCTGGACGTGCCTGTCCCGGTTCTGCAGGCGCTGCGCGCAGGAGATCCCAACTCGCTCGCCGCATGCATGTTCAACGATCTCGAGGTGCCGGCGCTGCTGGAGCGTCCCGCACTCGATGACATCATCAGCGACGGACTGCACGCCGGGGCTCTGAGCGGGATCGTCTCGGGCTCAGGCCCGACAGTGGCGTTCCTGTGCGAGACGCCGGAGAGTGCGCAGTACGTGCAGGCCTCACTCGAGGCGACGGGCCGCACGGCCCTGCACGTGCACGGACCCGTACCGGGCGCCCGGATCATCTCGGCCTGA
- a CDS encoding ROK family transcriptional regulator: MTASPASARPAARTTNEDVRQQNLSAVLQLVHGRGALSRSEIGARTGLTRSTVTALVQELLDLQVVCETSVKPTGRAGRPSLGVAADDRVVALSVSADPHAVSVALVGLGGAVHSRVRHDLAKPPNPRRFAQLTSSLVDGMRADIDRHYRLVGAGVAVPGLVDRGGTVLLSPSLGWRRENLAHRLADAIGMEVKVGNDTSVGAMAETRFGIGRDVDNVLYLSGSMNGIGGGLVLDGALVRGTSGFAGEFGHTVVNTSGALCSCGRRGCLQVEVHPAKVLALLGRRGLDEDELDIELGLVRDPVTLAEVARQVDVLSVALTNFVNAFAPQMVVLSGYLGVLLATSRERLSAAVRLHPVGAEGRTVRLERAHMRSHLMQIAPAELAFEPLLGDPVARAPRA; the protein is encoded by the coding sequence GTGACCGCATCGCCGGCGTCCGCCCGGCCGGCTGCGCGCACGACGAACGAGGATGTACGGCAGCAGAACCTGTCGGCCGTGCTGCAGCTGGTGCACGGCCGCGGTGCCCTGTCCCGTTCGGAGATCGGTGCGAGGACCGGCCTGACCCGCTCGACCGTGACCGCGCTGGTGCAGGAGCTCCTCGACCTGCAGGTCGTCTGCGAGACGTCCGTGAAACCCACCGGTCGTGCCGGCCGCCCGTCGCTCGGGGTCGCGGCCGATGACCGTGTGGTCGCGCTGAGCGTCAGCGCCGATCCGCACGCCGTCTCCGTCGCGCTGGTCGGTCTGGGCGGTGCCGTGCATTCCCGAGTCCGACACGACCTCGCCAAACCCCCGAACCCGAGGCGTTTCGCACAGCTCACCTCGTCGTTGGTCGACGGCATGCGCGCGGACATCGATCGCCACTACCGCCTCGTCGGCGCAGGAGTCGCCGTTCCCGGTCTGGTGGACCGCGGCGGGACGGTACTGCTGTCGCCTTCGCTCGGCTGGCGCAGGGAGAACCTGGCGCACCGTCTTGCGGATGCGATCGGCATGGAGGTGAAAGTAGGCAACGACACCAGTGTCGGCGCCATGGCGGAGACGCGTTTCGGCATCGGGCGAGACGTCGACAACGTGCTCTATCTGAGCGGTTCCATGAACGGTATCGGCGGCGGGCTCGTCCTCGACGGCGCCCTCGTGCGCGGCACCTCGGGGTTCGCGGGGGAGTTCGGTCACACGGTCGTGAACACGTCTGGAGCGCTCTGCTCCTGCGGACGCCGCGGGTGCCTTCAGGTCGAGGTGCATCCGGCGAAGGTGCTCGCGCTGCTGGGCAGGCGCGGTCTCGATGAGGATGAGCTCGACATCGAGCTCGGCCTCGTGCGCGACCCCGTCACCCTCGCCGAGGTGGCACGACAGGTCGACGTGCTCTCGGTCGCGCTGACCAACTTCGTCAACGCGTTCGCACCGCAGATGGTCGTGCTGTCCGGATACCTCGGTGTGCTTCTGGCCACGAGTCGAGAGCGGTTGTCGGCGGCGGTCCGGCTGCACCCCGTGGGCGCCGAGGGGCGCACCGTCCGTCTCGAGCGAGCGCACATGAGATCGCATCTGATGCAGATCGCGCCGGCCGAGCTCGCGTTCGAGCCGCTGCTGGGCGATCCGGTCGCCAGAGCGCCGCGCGCGTAG